One region of Bacillus pumilus genomic DNA includes:
- a CDS encoding DHA2 family efflux MFS transporter permease subunit, giving the protein MANQPAATKQGAGSLSLLIILMAGLFVAILNQTLLNVAMPHLMTEFNVSATTIQWLTTGYMLVNGVLIPLSAFLITRFGQRSLFLVAMISFTLGTFICGIAPNFSTMLIGRLIQAIGGGILQPLVMTTILFIFPPENRGKGMGIFGLAMMFAPAVGPTLSGYIIENYSWRIMFYGLVPIGAIVIIAAFFMFRNIVEPKKIKLDGLGAILSIVGFASLLYGVSEAGSDGWTDPIVLSTIIVGAIAIILFIFQQLKVDNPMLDFRVFKYSIFSLSSVINIIITVALYTGMFLLPIYLQNLVGFTALQSGLLMLPGALAMLIMSPISGILFDKFGPRPLAIVGMLITVVTTFEFTRLTIDTSYSHIVLMYAVRAFGMSLLMMPVMTAGMNQLPQHLNSHGTAMSNTLRQISGSIGTSLITTIYTNRTTFHYSNMADQTNTADPFFMNSFQAAVSNVMHHMGMTAEAAQKYVSTQLFTKAQVDSNVMGINDAYMWVTLFCAAGVILSLFLRDVRKDKKRKDQQHKKQEITLLPAPKEANQDAR; this is encoded by the coding sequence ATGGCAAATCAACCTGCAGCAACAAAACAGGGAGCAGGCTCCTTGTCTTTACTGATCATTTTAATGGCCGGCTTGTTCGTAGCGATTTTGAACCAAACACTTCTGAACGTAGCCATGCCCCATTTAATGACTGAATTTAATGTGAGTGCAACGACGATTCAGTGGCTTACAACAGGTTATATGCTTGTCAACGGTGTGCTGATTCCGTTATCTGCGTTTTTAATCACACGCTTTGGACAGCGCAGCTTATTCTTAGTTGCCATGATCTCGTTTACACTAGGGACCTTTATTTGCGGGATTGCGCCGAACTTTTCAACGATGCTTATCGGTCGTTTGATTCAGGCAATCGGCGGCGGTATTCTGCAGCCGCTTGTGATGACAACAATCCTTTTTATTTTCCCTCCTGAAAACAGAGGGAAAGGAATGGGGATTTTCGGTCTTGCAATGATGTTTGCTCCAGCGGTAGGACCAACATTATCTGGTTACATTATTGAAAATTATTCTTGGCGTATTATGTTTTATGGACTTGTTCCAATCGGAGCAATTGTCATTATCGCGGCTTTCTTTATGTTTAGAAATATTGTAGAGCCTAAAAAGATCAAGCTGGACGGCCTTGGTGCGATTCTTTCCATCGTTGGTTTTGCTTCGCTTCTATACGGAGTGAGTGAAGCCGGAAGTGATGGCTGGACAGATCCGATCGTCTTATCGACGATTATTGTTGGTGCGATTGCGATCATTCTCTTTATTTTCCAACAGCTGAAAGTTGATAATCCGATGCTTGATTTCCGTGTGTTTAAATACAGCATTTTCTCATTATCAAGTGTTATTAATATTATTATTACAGTTGCCTTATACACTGGGATGTTCTTACTTCCGATTTATTTGCAGAACCTCGTTGGATTTACGGCATTGCAATCCGGGCTATTAATGCTTCCGGGGGCACTTGCGATGCTGATTATGTCCCCGATTTCAGGGATTTTGTTTGATAAATTTGGACCTCGTCCGCTTGCGATTGTGGGGATGCTCATTACCGTTGTCACCACATTCGAGTTTACAAGGCTGACCATTGATACATCATATAGTCACATTGTACTCATGTATGCAGTGCGTGCATTCGGTATGTCACTCCTTATGATGCCGGTGATGACAGCTGGGATGAACCAATTACCACAGCACTTAAACAGCCATGGTACAGCGATGTCTAATACATTAAGACAAATAAGCGGTTCGATCGGTACGAGTTTGATCACAACGATTTATACGAATCGGACAACATTCCATTATTCCAATATGGCGGATCAAACAAATACAGCGGACCCATTCTTTATGAATTCATTCCAGGCGGCTGTGTCGAATGTGATGCATCATATGGGCATGACAGCTGAAGCTGCTCAAAAATATGTATCCACCCAGCTCTTTACGAAAGCACAGGTTGATTCAAACGTAATGGGTATCAATGATGCTTACATGTGGGTAACGTTATTCTGTGCCGCTGGTGTCATTCTTAGCTTGTTCCTGCGTGATGTACGTAAGGATAAAAAGCGAAAAGATCAGCAGCATAAAAAACAAGAAATAACACTGCTTCCAGCACCTAAGGAAGCAAACCAAGATGCAAGATAA
- a CDS encoding flavodoxin family protein — MKIYVVYDSEGNHTKALAEAIAAGAGETEQAEVFVDHVKDADIRKLDQMDAIIWGCPGHFGTISAGLKTWIDRLGYLWAEGKLIDKVGAVFCTTATTHGGLEMTMHNLITPMFHQGMLVVGLPGNVPENALYGSYYGAGVTCPIDSDEVISTEGIELGKALGRRVASVTASFKR, encoded by the coding sequence ATGAAAATTTATGTCGTATACGATAGTGAAGGTAACCATACAAAAGCACTGGCAGAAGCAATTGCAGCAGGCGCAGGTGAAACAGAGCAGGCTGAAGTATTCGTTGATCACGTGAAAGATGCGGATATTCGCAAGCTGGATCAAATGGATGCGATCATTTGGGGCTGCCCTGGTCACTTTGGGACCATTAGTGCTGGATTAAAGACATGGATTGACCGTCTTGGCTACCTATGGGCAGAGGGAAAACTAATCGATAAAGTCGGTGCCGTTTTCTGTACAACTGCTACAACGCACGGCGGTTTAGAAATGACGATGCATAATTTGATTACACCAATGTTCCACCAAGGGATGCTTGTCGTTGGTCTTCCTGGAAATGTGCCAGAAAATGCTTTATACGGCTCTTACTATGGAGCAGGTGTGACATGTCCGATTGATTCTGATGAAGTGATTTCGACAGAAGGCATTGAACTCGGGAAAGCATTAGGAAGACGTGTAGCATCAGTCACTGCGTCATTTAAGCGATAA
- the cspB gene encoding cold shock-like protein CspB gives MLEGKVKWFNSEKGFGFIEVEGQDDVFVHFSAIQGEGFKTLEEGQAVSFEIVEGNRGPQAANVNKA, from the coding sequence ATGTTAGAAGGTAAAGTAAAATGGTTCAACTCTGAAAAAGGTTTCGGATTCATCGAAGTAGAAGGTCAAGACGATGTATTCGTTCACTTCTCTGCTATCCAAGGCGAAGGCTTCAAAACTTTAGAAGAAGGTCAAGCAGTTTCTTTCGAAATCGTTGAAGGTAACCGTGGACCACAAGCTGCTAACGTTAACAAAGCGTAA
- a CDS encoding GGDEF domain-containing protein produces MLRDLFINLTILVTFHYLFLLVFKENFLKKEDTLLRQLFKGILSGLLGVLLMFFSIKAGPAIIDLRHIPLILTAFYGGIAQTIIAACVVIIGRLLIEANVASFINIFSMMIIATASFLIAERHMNQVMKMLLSITLGNVIATSLFIMIVHETSFELHFAYWMFSYVAGLFNFYVIEHQTKAYQLLNLYKFQAHYDFLTGVLNKRKFDEVLNDAFSMKFKQPIHQISLIYLDIDYFKSINDQYGHHEGDMVLKEIGKRLMKNTRSSDYIGRIGGEEFAVLLPNCTVEKTWQIAERLRRKIADQPIYLQNGMSIHITVSLGCAYFPGTSPNIKQLPIIADQELYKAKQSGRNQVSFSGRKRGQ; encoded by the coding sequence TTGCTAAGAGACCTCTTTATTAATTTAACAATTCTTGTCACTTTTCATTATCTATTTCTGCTTGTGTTTAAAGAGAATTTTCTTAAGAAAGAAGATACCCTGCTCAGACAACTATTCAAAGGCATTCTTTCTGGGTTACTCGGTGTCCTCTTAATGTTCTTCTCTATCAAAGCAGGACCAGCCATCATCGATTTAAGACATATCCCCCTTATTTTAACGGCCTTTTATGGAGGCATCGCCCAAACCATCATTGCAGCCTGTGTTGTAATCATTGGTCGATTATTAATCGAAGCCAACGTCGCTTCTTTCATCAATATTTTTTCCATGATGATCATCGCAACAGCTTCTTTTTTAATTGCTGAGCGCCATATGAATCAAGTTATGAAAATGCTTTTGTCCATTACGTTAGGTAATGTCATTGCCACAAGCCTGTTTATCATGATCGTGCATGAGACATCATTTGAACTGCATTTTGCTTATTGGATGTTCTCATATGTTGCAGGACTGTTTAACTTTTACGTCATTGAGCATCAAACAAAAGCATATCAGCTGTTAAATTTGTATAAATTCCAAGCTCATTATGACTTTTTAACAGGTGTTTTAAATAAGCGGAAGTTCGATGAGGTCTTAAATGATGCTTTTTCGATGAAATTTAAGCAGCCTATCCATCAAATATCCCTTATTTACTTAGACATCGATTACTTCAAATCCATCAATGACCAATATGGACATCATGAGGGAGATATGGTTTTAAAAGAAATCGGAAAAAGGCTGATGAAAAACACAAGAAGCTCAGATTATATTGGCCGAATTGGCGGTGAGGAATTTGCCGTCCTTCTACCCAATTGTACAGTTGAAAAAACATGGCAGATTGCAGAACGCTTACGAAGAAAAATAGCAGATCAGCCGATTTATTTACAAAATGGCATGTCCATTCATATTACAGTATCACTTGGGTGTGCGTATTTCCCCGGGACAAGTCCAAATATCAAGCAATTACCGATTATAGCTGACCAAGAGCTCTATAAAGCGAAGCAGTCTGGCCGAAATCAAGTGAGCTTCTCAGGGAGAAAAAGAGGCCAATGA
- a CDS encoding YhcN/YlaJ family sporulation lipoprotein codes for MMNKKWMLSLLLVPALITTGCGMNNQGDERRGTMKRQYENVTYKNDNMRQDQPDVQTPQKVKVADKASELVANMSEVKTANVLVTGKNAFVAVMLEGDKSGNVTEDLKKKISDKVKSTDQQIDNVYVSANPDFVDRMEGYGKRIRSGEPISGFFDEFTETVRRVFPESK; via the coding sequence ATGATGAATAAGAAATGGATGCTATCTTTACTACTCGTTCCAGCATTGATCACCACTGGATGTGGTATGAACAACCAGGGCGATGAGCGAAGAGGAACAATGAAACGACAGTATGAAAATGTCACATATAAGAATGACAACATGAGGCAGGATCAGCCAGATGTTCAAACACCTCAGAAGGTCAAAGTGGCAGATAAAGCGTCAGAGCTAGTAGCCAACATGTCTGAAGTAAAAACAGCGAACGTACTTGTTACAGGAAAGAATGCATTTGTTGCCGTTATGCTTGAAGGCGATAAAAGCGGTAATGTAACAGAAGATTTGAAAAAGAAAATTTCTGATAAAGTCAAATCAACGGATCAACAAATCGACAATGTATATGTATCTGCAAATCCAGACTTTGTCGATCGTATGGAAGGGTACGGAAAACGTATTAGAAGCGGAGAGCCCATCTCAGGATTTTTCGATGAATTTACTGAAACGGTCAGACGTGTCTTCCCTGAATCAAAATAG
- a CDS encoding spore coat protein — translation MQNDQQTNVQGNVQQPQFNHGGHELFDLHEVLAGTINILDQYMIFRQFIQDPALSDILDRQYQFVLSQYNVTVDCFSTGQKPSEETSTYMMKEQTQVTYGIKPSQPKKPNQSLQDVKDSGITGHMLGLVKSHAGLLSMTALEVTNPVVRRVLAAQIPNFIEMAYEIFLYQNKHSYYQVPQLTAQDMQAMTSTFAPMKGQVQMPPNKANQQKPLH, via the coding sequence ATGCAAAACGATCAGCAGACAAACGTTCAAGGAAATGTCCAGCAGCCCCAATTCAATCATGGCGGGCATGAGTTATTTGATTTACATGAAGTATTAGCAGGGACCATTAATATTTTGGATCAATACATGATCTTTCGCCAATTCATCCAAGATCCCGCATTATCCGACATTTTAGATCGACAATATCAATTTGTATTGTCACAGTATAATGTCACGGTAGATTGTTTTTCTACTGGTCAAAAGCCTAGTGAAGAAACATCTACGTATATGATGAAAGAACAAACACAGGTGACATACGGAATAAAACCATCTCAGCCTAAGAAGCCAAATCAATCGTTACAGGATGTAAAGGACTCGGGAATTACAGGGCATATGCTAGGTCTCGTGAAATCACATGCTGGATTACTTTCAATGACTGCACTAGAGGTAACAAACCCTGTGGTGCGACGTGTGCTTGCAGCACAAATTCCGAACTTTATTGAAATGGCGTATGAAATTTTCTTATATCAAAATAAACATAGCTATTATCAAGTTCCGCAGCTTACAGCTCAAGATATGCAGGCGATGACGTCTACATTTGCCCCAATGAAGGGCCAAGTTCAAATGCCGCCAAACAAAGCCAATCAGCAAAAACCGCTTCATTAA